In Horticoccus luteus, the following proteins share a genomic window:
- a CDS encoding RNA recognition motif domain-containing protein — MNSKLYVGNLSFNTNEDALRSAFEQFGAITDVYIASDRETGRPRGFAFVTFATEEESKAAIEKMHGTQLDGREITVNEAKPKEASGGGRNFSSPNRRPGAFQDRGNSRY; from the coding sequence ATGAATTCCAAACTCTACGTTGGAAATCTATCCTTCAACACGAACGAAGACGCGCTCCGCTCGGCCTTCGAACAATTCGGTGCCATCACCGACGTCTACATCGCCAGCGATCGTGAAACCGGTCGCCCGCGCGGCTTCGCCTTTGTGACGTTTGCCACCGAGGAAGAATCCAAAGCCGCCATCGAAAAGATGCACGGCACCCAGCTCGACGGCCGCGAAATCACCGTCAACGAAGCCAAGCCCAAGGAAGCCAGCGGCGGTGGTCGCAACTTCAGCAGCCCGAATCGTCGCCCCGGCGCGTTTCAGGATCGCGGCAACAGCCGTTACTAA
- a CDS encoding DNA-directed RNA polymerase subunit omega, translating into MRDDYLQSALKVIDDPNILVNVISLRVKQLRRGNRPLVVSLEKLSAEDTALREVAEGKISYDLLAD; encoded by the coding sequence ATGAGAGACGACTACCTGCAATCCGCCCTGAAGGTCATCGATGACCCCAATATTTTGGTTAACGTGATCTCGCTGCGCGTGAAACAACTGCGCCGGGGCAACCGCCCGTTGGTGGTGTCGCTCGAAAAACTTTCCGCCGAAGACACCGCGTTGCGCGAGGTGGCGGAGGGGAAGATCAGCTACGATTTGCTGGCGGATTAA
- a CDS encoding bifunctional 4-hydroxy-2-oxoglutarate aldolase/2-dehydro-3-deoxy-phosphogluconate aldolase, whose amino-acid sequence MKKDATIAKIKAEKVIALIRAQNPDGLLDCAKALAEGGLTSIELTMTTPGAIRMLEKATSELPDFLFGLGTVLDAETARAGILAGASFIVTPALRPDVIQLCRRYSIPVFSGAFTPTEIVNAWEAGADAAKIFPAEFFGPAYIKSVKAPLPHIDMVPTGGVNAENVGAFLKAGAMATAAGSSLVEAAALKDKNWAAITAKARAFVAAVAAAK is encoded by the coding sequence ATGAAAAAGGACGCCACCATCGCCAAGATCAAAGCCGAGAAGGTCATCGCGCTCATCCGCGCCCAAAACCCCGACGGCCTTCTCGATTGTGCCAAGGCCCTCGCGGAAGGCGGCCTCACCAGCATCGAGCTCACTATGACGACGCCCGGCGCGATTCGCATGCTCGAAAAAGCGACGTCCGAGCTTCCCGATTTTCTTTTCGGCCTCGGCACCGTGCTCGACGCCGAAACCGCCCGTGCCGGAATCCTCGCGGGCGCGAGCTTCATCGTCACGCCTGCCCTCCGGCCCGACGTCATCCAGCTCTGCCGGCGCTACTCCATCCCGGTGTTCAGCGGCGCCTTCACTCCCACGGAAATCGTCAACGCATGGGAAGCCGGCGCTGACGCTGCGAAAATTTTCCCCGCCGAATTTTTCGGCCCCGCTTACATTAAATCCGTCAAGGCGCCCCTGCCGCACATCGACATGGTGCCCACCGGCGGCGTTAACGCGGAGAACGTCGGCGCCTTCTTGAAGGCCGGCGCCATGGCGACCGCCGCCGGCAGTTCGCTCGTCGAAGCCGCCGCGCTCAAAGACAAAAACTGGGCCGCCATCACTGCGAAAGCCCGCGCATTTGTCGCCGCCGTCGCCGCCGCGAAGTAA